Proteins encoded together in one Thermomonospora curvata DSM 43183 window:
- a CDS encoding GlsB/YeaQ/YmgE family stress response membrane protein → MTVTGIITAIIVGAIIGALGRLILPGRQPIGILLTIGVGIVAALLGTALAQWVGVATTRGIDWIELLFQIVLAVIGVALVAAFRRGRTHPQ, encoded by the coding sequence GTGACCGTTACCGGAATCATCACCGCGATCATCGTCGGCGCGATCATAGGGGCGCTGGGCAGGCTGATCCTGCCGGGACGGCAGCCCATCGGCATCCTGCTCACCATCGGCGTCGGCATCGTCGCCGCCCTGCTGGGCACCGCGCTGGCCCAGTGGGTGGGCGTCGCCACCACCCGCGGAATCGACTGGATCGAACTGCTCTTCCAGATCGTCCTGGCCGTGATCGGCGTGGCCCTGGTCGCCGCGTTCCGGCGCGGGCGCACCCACCCGCAGTGA
- a CDS encoding NAD(P)H-quinone dehydrogenase has protein sequence MTRIVIIGGGPGGYEAALVAAQLGADVTIVERTGLGGACVLTDCVPSKTLIATSTRMGVMSESASLGLRFDGGPDGIVGGLTVDLAQVNKRVKDLARAQSFDVAERLAYEDVRIVRGEARLSDPHTVTVNGTDLPADIILIATGATPRVLPGAEPDGERILSWRHLYDLTELPEELIVVGSGVTGAELAGAYLSLGSRVTLISSRDRILPTEDADAAGVLQEVFLRRGMKVLSRSRAAAVERTGDGVVVTLEDGRKVEGSHCLMTVGMEPNTRGIGLEKAGVKLSRGFVQVDKVSRTSVSHIYAAGDCTGVMMLASVAAMQGRIAMWHALGEAVQPLKLGWVAANIFTDPEVATVGVTQKMIDAGEVNARSVMLPLFSNPRAKMQGFEDGFVKLFCRPSTGIVLGGVIVAPRASELILAVSLAVQQHLTVDQLAQTFAVYPSLSGSITEASRRLMQESAY, from the coding sequence ATGACCCGCATCGTGATCATCGGAGGGGGCCCCGGCGGCTACGAGGCCGCACTGGTCGCCGCACAACTCGGCGCCGACGTGACGATCGTGGAGCGCACCGGGCTGGGGGGCGCCTGTGTGCTGACCGACTGCGTGCCCTCCAAGACGCTCATCGCCACCTCGACCCGGATGGGGGTGATGAGCGAGTCGGCCTCGCTGGGGCTGCGCTTCGACGGCGGCCCCGACGGCATCGTCGGCGGCCTCACGGTCGACCTCGCCCAGGTCAACAAGCGGGTCAAGGACCTGGCGAGGGCCCAGTCCTTCGATGTGGCCGAGCGGCTGGCCTATGAGGATGTGCGGATCGTGCGCGGCGAGGCCCGGCTGAGCGACCCGCACACCGTGACGGTGAACGGCACCGACCTGCCGGCCGACATCATCCTGATCGCCACCGGCGCCACCCCGCGGGTGCTGCCGGGCGCCGAGCCCGACGGCGAGCGCATCCTGAGCTGGCGGCACCTGTACGACCTGACGGAGCTGCCCGAGGAGCTGATCGTGGTCGGCTCCGGCGTCACCGGCGCCGAGCTGGCCGGGGCCTACCTGTCGCTGGGCTCGCGGGTCACGCTGATCTCCTCGCGGGACCGCATCCTGCCGACCGAGGACGCCGACGCGGCCGGTGTGCTGCAGGAGGTGTTCCTGCGCCGCGGCATGAAGGTGTTGTCACGTTCCAGGGCCGCCGCGGTGGAACGCACCGGCGACGGCGTGGTCGTCACCTTGGAGGACGGCCGCAAGGTCGAAGGCTCGCACTGCCTGATGACCGTGGGCATGGAGCCCAACACCCGCGGCATCGGCCTGGAGAAGGCCGGCGTCAAGCTGTCGCGGGGCTTTGTGCAGGTCGACAAGGTCTCCCGCACCTCGGTCAGCCACATCTACGCCGCCGGCGACTGCACCGGGGTGATGATGCTGGCCTCGGTCGCCGCCATGCAGGGCCGCATCGCCATGTGGCACGCCCTCGGCGAGGCCGTCCAGCCGCTCAAGCTCGGCTGGGTGGCCGCCAACATCTTCACCGACCCGGAGGTGGCCACCGTCGGGGTCACCCAGAAGATGATCGACGCCGGGGAGGTCAACGCCCGCAGCGTGATGCTGCCGCTGTTCAGCAACCCGCGCGCCAAGATGCAGGGCTTTGAGGACGGCTTCGTCAAGCTGTTCTGCCGCCCCTCCACCGGCATCGTGCTGGGCGGGGTGATCGTGGCCCCCCGCGCCAGCGAGCTGATCCTGGCCGTGTCGCTGGCCGTCCAGCAGCACCTGACGGTGGACCAGCTCGCCCAGACCTTCGCCGTCTACCCCTCGCTGTCGGGCAGCATCACCGAGGCGTCGCGCCGGCTGATGCAGGAGTCGGCGTACTGA
- a CDS encoding gamma-glutamylcyclotransferase — protein sequence MALYAAYASNMDPAQMAQRAPHSPLRGTGWLQGWRLTFGGQDVGWDGALATVVEDPDEQVFVVLYDVPSWDEQELDAWEGAELGVYRKIRVRVQTLDGDVLCWTYVLDDYEGGLPSARYLGILADAAEAAGAPDDYVKELRNRPCKSLGDPPL from the coding sequence GTGGCTCTGTACGCGGCGTACGCCTCCAACATGGATCCGGCGCAGATGGCTCAGCGCGCGCCCCACTCTCCCCTGCGCGGCACCGGCTGGCTGCAGGGCTGGCGGCTGACGTTCGGCGGCCAGGACGTCGGCTGGGACGGTGCGCTGGCCACCGTGGTCGAGGACCCCGACGAGCAGGTCTTCGTCGTGCTGTACGACGTCCCCTCCTGGGACGAGCAGGAGCTGGACGCCTGGGAGGGCGCCGAGCTCGGCGTCTACCGCAAGATCCGGGTGCGGGTGCAGACCCTCGACGGCGACGTTCTGTGCTGGACCTACGTGCTGGACGACTACGAAGGCGGCCTGCCGTCGGCGCGCTACCTGGGCATCCTGGCCGATGCGGCCGAGGCCGCCGGGGCGCCCGACGACTACGTCAAGGAACTGCGCAACCGCCCCTGCAAGTCGCTGGGCGATCCCCCGCTGTGA
- a CDS encoding purine-nucleoside phosphorylase, which yields MSNDALALAEAAAAKLRSRSFDSFDVALVMGSGWVPAADALGEPAVELPVTDLPGFAPPAVAGHAGRVRAVQSGGRRALVFLGRTHLYEGRGVEAVVHPVRTALAAGVRTVVLTNAAGGLRPERQRVGDPVLISDHLNLTGANPLRGADFLDLTEVYSRRLRALAQESDPSLGEGVYAALRGPSYETPAEVRMLRTLGADLVGMSTVLEAIAARRGGAEVLGISLVTNIAAGLAERPLDHAEVLEAGRASAARMGELLAALLPKL from the coding sequence GTGAGCAACGACGCCCTTGCCCTGGCCGAGGCCGCCGCCGCGAAGCTGCGGTCCCGGTCCTTCGACTCCTTCGACGTGGCGCTGGTGATGGGCTCCGGCTGGGTGCCGGCGGCCGACGCGCTGGGCGAACCGGCCGTCGAACTGCCGGTGACCGACCTGCCGGGTTTCGCGCCGCCCGCCGTGGCCGGGCACGCCGGGCGGGTCCGGGCGGTGCAGTCGGGCGGGCGCCGGGCGCTGGTGTTCCTGGGCCGCACCCACCTGTATGAGGGCCGCGGCGTCGAGGCGGTCGTGCACCCGGTCCGCACCGCGCTGGCGGCCGGGGTGCGCACGGTGGTGCTCACCAACGCCGCCGGGGGACTGCGGCCCGAACGGCAGCGCGTCGGCGACCCGGTGCTCATCAGCGACCACCTCAACCTGACCGGCGCCAACCCGCTGCGCGGGGCCGACTTCCTGGACCTGACCGAGGTGTACTCGCGGCGGCTGCGCGCCCTGGCGCAGGAAAGCGACCCGTCCCTGGGCGAGGGCGTCTACGCCGCGCTGCGCGGCCCGTCGTATGAGACGCCCGCCGAGGTGCGGATGCTGCGGACGCTGGGCGCCGACCTGGTCGGCATGTCCACCGTGCTGGAGGCGATCGCGGCCCGCCGGGGCGGCGCGGAGGTGCTGGGGATCTCCCTGGTCACCAATATCGCCGCCGGGCTGGCCGAGCGTCCCCTCGACCACGCCGAGGTCCTGGAGGCCGGCCGCGCCTCCGCCGCCCGCATGGGCGAACTGCTGGCCGCCCTGCTGCCGAAACTGTGA
- a CDS encoding phospho-sugar mutase → MRTVDELRQAAAEWLAQDPDPQTRAELRALLEAGDTAALADRFGTRLQFGTAGLRGELGAGPGRMNRVTVMRAAAGLAARLKAETARPGVVIGYDARHGSRRFALDTAAVVTGAGLRAWLLPRPLPTPVLAFAVRHLGADAGVMVTASHNPPRDNGYKVYWGDGAQILAPLDGEIAAAIDAVGRVDELPLGAEGDWTVLGDDIVEAYLRALDALPLGDAPREISIAYTPLHGVGAQVLRRAFARAGFPEPMVVAEQAEPDPDFPTVAFPNPEEPGAMDRVLALAERTGADLAIANDPDADRCAVAVPAPGGWRTLTGDEVGALLAEHVLRHTGGADRLVVTTIVSSSLLGRIAAAHGVRYAETLTGFKWIMKARTAPDDRQVFGYEEALGYSVGGDGGVPVRDKDGIGAALTVAALAAEAKRDGRTLVDLLDDQARRYGLHATGALSVRVTDRSLIGAALDRLRQAPPAALGGRAVTEVEDLARGAGGLPPTEGLRLRLSGPEGRARVVVRPSGTEPKLKCYLEVVLPPTEDVPQARARAEAALQAIRTDLRTALGLA, encoded by the coding sequence GTGAGAACCGTGGACGAGCTGCGTCAGGCCGCCGCCGAGTGGCTGGCCCAAGACCCCGACCCGCAGACCCGTGCCGAGCTGCGGGCCCTGCTGGAGGCCGGCGACACCGCCGCGCTGGCCGACCGGTTCGGCACCCGGCTGCAGTTCGGCACCGCCGGGCTGCGCGGCGAGCTGGGCGCCGGCCCGGGCCGCATGAACCGGGTCACCGTCATGCGCGCCGCCGCCGGGCTGGCCGCCCGCCTGAAGGCCGAGACCGCCCGGCCCGGGGTGGTGATCGGCTACGACGCCCGGCACGGCTCGCGGCGGTTCGCCCTGGACACCGCCGCCGTGGTGACCGGGGCGGGCCTGCGGGCCTGGCTGCTGCCGCGTCCGCTGCCCACGCCGGTGCTGGCGTTCGCCGTCCGGCACCTGGGCGCGGACGCCGGGGTGATGGTGACCGCCAGCCACAACCCGCCGCGCGACAACGGCTACAAGGTGTACTGGGGGGACGGGGCGCAGATCCTCGCCCCGCTGGACGGTGAGATCGCCGCGGCGATCGACGCGGTGGGCCGGGTGGACGAGCTGCCGCTGGGCGCCGAGGGCGACTGGACGGTGCTGGGCGACGACATCGTCGAGGCCTACCTGCGGGCGCTGGACGCCCTGCCGCTGGGGGACGCCCCGCGTGAGATCTCGATCGCCTACACGCCGTTGCACGGGGTGGGGGCGCAGGTGCTGCGGCGGGCGTTCGCCCGGGCGGGCTTCCCCGAGCCGATGGTCGTCGCCGAGCAGGCCGAGCCGGACCCGGATTTCCCGACGGTGGCCTTCCCCAACCCCGAGGAGCCGGGGGCGATGGACAGGGTGCTGGCGCTCGCCGAGCGCACCGGCGCCGACCTGGCCATCGCCAACGACCCCGACGCCGACCGGTGCGCGGTGGCGGTGCCGGCCCCGGGCGGGTGGCGGACGCTGACCGGCGATGAGGTCGGCGCCCTGCTGGCCGAGCACGTGCTGCGCCACACCGGCGGCGCCGACCGCCTGGTGGTCACCACGATCGTCTCCTCGTCCCTGCTGGGCCGGATCGCCGCCGCGCACGGGGTGCGCTACGCCGAGACCCTCACCGGCTTCAAGTGGATCATGAAGGCCCGCACCGCCCCCGACGACCGGCAGGTCTTCGGCTATGAGGAGGCCCTGGGTTACAGCGTCGGCGGCGACGGCGGCGTCCCGGTCCGCGACAAGGACGGCATCGGCGCCGCCCTGACCGTGGCGGCGCTGGCCGCCGAGGCCAAACGGGACGGCCGCACCTTGGTGGACCTGCTGGACGACCAGGCCCGCCGCTACGGCCTGCACGCCACCGGCGCGCTGTCGGTCCGCGTCACCGACCGTTCCCTGATCGGCGCCGCGCTGGACCGGCTGCGCCAGGCGCCGCCCGCCGCGCTGGGCGGACGCGCCGTCACCGAGGTCGAGGACCTGGCCCGCGGCGCCGGCGGCCTGCCGCCCACCGAGGGCCTGCGGCTGCGCCTGTCCGGCCCCGAAGGCCGGGCCCGCGTGGTGGTCCGTCCCTCGGGCACCGAGCCCAAGCTCAAGTGCTACCTGGAGGTCGTCCTCCCGCCCACCGAGGACGTGCCACAGGCCCGGGCCCGCGCCGAAGCCGCCCTCCAGGCCATCCGCACCGACCTGCGCACCGCGCTGGGTCTCGCCTGA
- a CDS encoding PH domain-containing protein, translated as MTAGQPVVFRSPAARAGAWAWLAFAALNLADIAWRGRTLASAVAACAILLGCGLAYVLGLRPRVSADKTGLRVRNPLRDARLPWPAVRELKADHTLTVRFTGPGGTEQTLRAWSLQTSPRARAREERRLRKRARELPADVAAHLAGRTFLDHAVEQLTDLSARAARPARKEPGTVTWSLPALAALLVPAALLTVTVFLGVLS; from the coding sequence ATGACCGCCGGGCAGCCGGTGGTGTTCCGCTCGCCGGCGGCCCGGGCCGGGGCCTGGGCCTGGCTGGCGTTCGCCGCGCTCAATTTGGCCGACATCGCCTGGCGCGGCCGCACCCTGGCCTCCGCCGTCGCCGCCTGCGCCATCCTGCTGGGCTGCGGCCTGGCCTACGTGCTGGGCCTGCGCCCCCGCGTCAGCGCCGACAAGACCGGCCTGCGGGTGCGCAACCCGCTGCGCGACGCCCGCCTGCCCTGGCCCGCCGTCCGCGAGCTCAAGGCCGACCACACCCTGACGGTCCGCTTCACCGGCCCCGGCGGCACCGAGCAGACCCTGCGCGCCTGGTCCCTGCAGACCTCCCCGCGCGCCCGCGCCCGCGAGGAACGCCGCCTGCGCAAACGCGCCCGCGAGCTGCCCGCGGACGTGGCCGCCCACCTCGCCGGCCGCACCTTCCTGGACCACGCCGTCGAACAGCTCACCGACCTGTCCGCCCGCGCCGCCCGCCCCGCCCGGAAGGAACCCGGAACCGTCACCTGGTCGCTCCCCGCCCTCGCGGCCCTGCTCGTGCCCGCCGCCCTTTTGACGGTGACGGTTTTCCTGGGGGTTCTCAGCTGA
- a CDS encoding adenosine deaminase: protein MTGRPTLEAIRRAPKVLLHDHLDGGLRPETIVELARAGGYRELPTHDPEELRVWFAEAADSGSLERYLETFRHTVGVMQSAEALRRVAYECAEDLAADGVVYAEVRYAPEQHTQGGLSLDEVVEAVLAGFAEGEREHGIRIGTLVTAMRHQARSMEIAELAVRHRDAGVVGFDIAGAEAGYPPTRHLDAFEYLQRENAHFTIHAGEAFGLPSIWQAIQWCGADRLGHGVRIVDDITDRDTPHPKLGRLAAYVRDKRIPLEMCPTSNVQTGAAKSIAEHPIGLLRRLYFRVTVNTDNRLMSGTSLSEEFAKLVDAFGYDWDDLQWFTVNAMKSAFIGFDERLEFINGVIKPGFAQLKWTGSRTLP from the coding sequence ATGACAGGTCGACCTACGCTTGAGGCGATCCGCCGGGCCCCCAAGGTGTTGTTGCACGACCATCTGGACGGTGGGCTGCGGCCGGAGACCATCGTTGAGCTGGCCCGCGCCGGCGGGTACCGCGAGCTGCCCACCCACGACCCCGAGGAGCTGCGCGTCTGGTTCGCCGAGGCGGCCGACTCCGGGTCGCTGGAGCGCTACCTGGAGACCTTCCGGCACACCGTCGGGGTGATGCAGTCGGCCGAGGCGCTGCGCCGGGTGGCCTATGAGTGCGCCGAGGACCTGGCCGCCGACGGCGTCGTCTACGCCGAGGTGCGCTACGCCCCCGAACAGCACACCCAGGGCGGCCTGTCGCTGGACGAGGTGGTCGAAGCGGTCCTGGCGGGCTTCGCCGAGGGAGAGCGCGAGCACGGCATCCGGATCGGCACCCTGGTCACCGCGATGCGGCATCAGGCCCGCAGCATGGAGATCGCCGAGCTGGCCGTCCGCCACCGGGACGCCGGCGTGGTGGGCTTCGACATCGCCGGGGCCGAGGCCGGCTACCCGCCCACCCGGCACCTGGACGCCTTCGAGTACCTGCAGCGGGAGAACGCCCACTTCACCATCCACGCCGGGGAGGCGTTCGGGCTGCCGTCCATCTGGCAGGCCATCCAGTGGTGCGGGGCCGACCGGCTCGGCCACGGGGTGCGCATCGTCGACGACATCACCGACCGCGACACCCCGCACCCCAAGCTGGGCCGCCTGGCCGCCTACGTGCGCGACAAGCGCATCCCGCTGGAGATGTGCCCCACCTCCAACGTGCAGACCGGCGCCGCCAAGTCCATCGCCGAACACCCCATCGGGCTGCTGCGCCGGCTGTACTTCCGGGTCACCGTCAACACCGACAACCGCCTGATGAGCGGCACCAGCCTGTCGGAGGAGTTCGCCAAGCTGGTCGACGCCTTCGGCTACGACTGGGACGACCTGCAGTGGTTCACCGTCAACGCCATGAAGTCGGCCTTCATCGGCTTCGACGAGCGGCTGGAGTTCATCAACGGCGTGATCAAACCCGGCTTCGCCCAGCTCAAGTGGACCGGCTCGCGCACCCTGCCATGA
- a CDS encoding glycosyltransferase family 2 protein → MPQTRAPHAPERNSPRRYSAYREASGAWGLLPQPPDDKEKYSYVKRNLWVLTASSLVSFSCLVVSQYQLARSSPWLWAYVPFLIFTILYYLTSLRVNAFTRDFDLEKHKELVRSWSPREYPSVDVFLPVCGEPIEVLHNTWTHVRRMADHYPGVVTPYVLDDSASPELAAMAADFGFVYGSRPNRGWFKKAGNLHFGFGISNGEYILILDADFAPRADLLHEMLPYMEANPRLGIVQSPQYFRVLDSQNWIERGAGAVQELFYRSIQVSRDRRNGAICVGSCAIYRRKALEENGGTTLIGHSEDVHTGFDLRRLGWDLRYLPIPLSTGVCPDTLGAFYNQQYRWCSGSMSLLGSKKFWQTKLRPATRMCYMSGFFYYIHTALFTFVAPLIPITLLVAMPEKLRVEHMIMILPSLIYNALIFPMWHRCEYRLEAWAVRMMYGWAHVFAIWDILRGRQMGWQPTGSSGAKKNKTRRFWIGVIVWSGGTALLWVGLAIWRILTLYPPDFALVFASGLFYAAIVVRILVQPRKEIEAA, encoded by the coding sequence ATGCCGCAGACGCGCGCCCCCCATGCGCCCGAGCGCAACAGCCCGCGCCGATACTCGGCCTACCGCGAGGCCTCCGGCGCCTGGGGACTTCTCCCGCAGCCGCCGGACGACAAGGAGAAGTACAGCTACGTCAAGCGGAATCTGTGGGTGCTGACCGCCTCGTCACTGGTCAGCTTCTCCTGCCTGGTGGTCAGCCAGTACCAGCTCGCCCGTTCCTCACCGTGGCTGTGGGCGTACGTTCCGTTCCTGATCTTCACGATCCTCTACTACCTGACTTCGCTGCGCGTCAACGCCTTCACCCGCGACTTCGATCTGGAAAAGCACAAAGAACTCGTCCGCTCATGGTCCCCGCGGGAATACCCGTCGGTGGACGTGTTCCTGCCGGTGTGCGGGGAGCCCATCGAGGTTCTGCACAACACCTGGACGCATGTGCGGCGGATGGCCGACCACTACCCCGGCGTCGTCACCCCTTACGTGCTGGACGATTCAGCCAGCCCGGAGCTGGCCGCCATGGCCGCCGATTTCGGCTTCGTTTACGGCAGCCGCCCCAACCGGGGATGGTTCAAAAAGGCCGGAAATCTGCACTTCGGGTTCGGCATCTCCAACGGGGAATACATCCTGATCCTCGATGCCGACTTCGCACCGCGCGCCGATCTGCTCCACGAAATGCTCCCCTACATGGAGGCGAATCCGCGCCTTGGGATCGTCCAGTCGCCGCAGTACTTCCGGGTCCTGGACTCGCAGAACTGGATCGAACGGGGGGCGGGCGCCGTCCAGGAGCTCTTCTACCGCTCCATCCAGGTCTCCCGGGACCGCCGCAACGGGGCGATCTGCGTCGGCAGCTGCGCGATCTACCGCCGCAAGGCCCTGGAGGAGAACGGCGGCACCACGCTGATCGGCCACTCCGAGGACGTGCACACCGGCTTCGACCTGCGCCGGCTCGGCTGGGACCTGCGCTACCTGCCCATCCCGCTGTCCACCGGGGTGTGCCCCGACACCCTCGGCGCCTTCTACAACCAGCAGTACCGCTGGTGCTCCGGCTCGATGAGCCTGCTGGGCAGCAAGAAGTTCTGGCAGACCAAACTCCGGCCGGCCACCCGCATGTGCTACATGTCGGGGTTCTTCTACTACATCCACACGGCGCTGTTCACTTTCGTGGCGCCGCTGATCCCCATCACGCTGCTGGTGGCCATGCCGGAGAAACTCCGGGTCGAGCACATGATCATGATCCTGCCCAGTCTCATCTACAACGCCCTGATATTCCCGATGTGGCACCGCTGCGAATACCGGCTCGAAGCGTGGGCCGTGCGGATGATGTACGGCTGGGCGCACGTCTTTGCGATCTGGGACATCCTGCGCGGACGGCAGATGGGCTGGCAGCCCACCGGCTCCTCGGGCGCCAAGAAGAACAAGACCCGGCGTTTTTGGATCGGCGTCATCGTCTGGAGCGGCGGCACGGCGCTGCTGTGGGTCGGCCTGGCCATCTGGCGGATCCTCACCCTCTACCCGCCGGACTTCGCCCTGGTGTTCGCCTCCGGCCTGTTCTACGCCGCGATCGTCGTCCGGATCCTGGTGCAACCCCGTAAGGAGATCGAAGCCGCATGA